The Bacillota bacterium genome includes a window with the following:
- a CDS encoding glutamine--tRNA ligase/YqeY domain fusion protein — MSTTKTTSNNFIKNIINEHMETGKYGGRVHTRFPPEPNGYLHIGHAKSIYINFGIAEEYKGLCNLRFDDTNPIKEDVEFIESIKEDVKWLGFDWEDRLYYASDYFEQLYQFGVQLIEAGKAYVCELNQEKVKEYRGTLTEPGKESPYRNRSVEENLDLFERMRQGEFADGSKVLRAKIDMSSGNLNMRDPVLYRIQRSTHHRTGNKWCIYPMYDFAHPLSDAIEGITHSICTLEFEDHRPLYEWLVNSVNVEGPPQQIEFARLNLSHTVMSKRKLRQLVEEGYVDGWNDPRMPTISGLRRRGYTPESIRDFCERIGVAKANSMVNIAFLEHCVREDLNKRAPRVMAVLRPLKVVIENYPEDKVEILDAENNPESPEMGSRKMPFSRVVYIEQDDFLEDPPKKFFRLAPGREVRLKHAYIIKCEKVVKDESTGEVVELRCTYDPETRSGDSPVGRKVKGTLHWVSAEHALRADVRIYDHLFTKENPDEAHDFKANINTNSLETLDSCLVEPHLEGAKPGSRYQFLRQGYFCVDLDSSDQLVFNRIVSLKDTWAKIQKAQGNK, encoded by the coding sequence CGGTCACGCCAAATCCATCTACATAAACTTCGGTATTGCTGAAGAATATAAAGGTCTTTGTAATCTTCGTTTTGATGATACTAATCCCATCAAAGAAGATGTGGAATTTATAGAATCAATTAAAGAAGATGTTAAGTGGCTTGGCTTTGATTGGGAGGACCGCTTATATTATGCATCAGATTATTTTGAACAGTTGTACCAGTTTGGTGTTCAATTAATAGAGGCCGGAAAAGCTTATGTTTGTGAACTTAACCAGGAAAAAGTTAAAGAATACCGTGGTACATTAACCGAACCGGGAAAAGAGAGTCCCTATCGTAATCGTTCCGTGGAAGAAAATCTAGACTTGTTTGAGCGGATGCGCCAGGGTGAGTTTGCAGACGGCTCCAAGGTGTTGCGGGCGAAAATCGATATGTCATCCGGAAACTTGAATATGCGTGACCCGGTACTTTACCGTATTCAGAGGTCAACACATCACAGAACCGGTAATAAATGGTGTATTTATCCCATGTATGATTTTGCCCATCCTCTTTCGGATGCCATTGAAGGGATAACTCATTCTATTTGTACGCTTGAGTTTGAAGACCATCGCCCGCTGTACGAATGGCTGGTCAATTCTGTAAATGTTGAAGGTCCGCCGCAGCAGATTGAATTTGCCCGGCTCAATCTTAGCCATACAGTCATGAGTAAGCGCAAGCTCAGGCAGTTGGTGGAAGAAGGTTATGTTGACGGGTGGAATGACCCGCGCATGCCCACCATATCCGGGCTGCGGAGACGTGGTTATACACCGGAATCTATCCGTGACTTTTGCGAACGTATCGGGGTGGCAAAAGCCAATAGCATGGTTAACATTGCTTTCCTGGAACACTGTGTGCGGGAGGATTTGAACAAGCGGGCCCCCCGTGTGATGGCAGTTTTACGACCGCTTAAAGTGGTCATAGAAAATTACCCGGAAGACAAAGTGGAAATACTGGATGCTGAAAATAACCCTGAAAGCCCGGAAATGGGTTCGAGAAAAATGCCCTTTTCCCGTGTGGTATATATTGAACAGGACGATTTTCTTGAAGATCCGCCGAAAAAATTCTTCCGTTTAGCGCCCGGCCGTGAGGTGCGCTTAAAACATGCCTATATTATCAAGTGTGAAAAGGTAGTCAAGGATGAGTCAACGGGTGAGGTAGTTGAGCTGCGCTGCACTTATGACCCGGAAACACGCAGTGGTGATTCCCCGGTGGGGCGCAAGGTGAAAGGGACACTGCACTGGGTCTCTGCGGAACACGCCCTTAGGGCTGATGTGCGTATTTACGATCATTTGTTTACCAAGGAAAATCCAGATGAAGCCCATGATTTTAAGGCTAACATTAATACAAATTCACTGGAGACATTAGATTCCTGCCTGGTTGAGCCCCATCTGGAAGGTGCTAAGCCGGGCAGTAGATATCAATTTTTACGCCAAGGCTATTTTTGTGTGGATCTTGATTCCAGTGATCAGCTTGTCTTTAATCGTATTGTCTCCCTAAAAGATACATGGGCTAAGAT